The genomic DNA CCACCCTTGTCTTAGTGCCTTTTTGCACCACAAAACCATGGTTACAAGCCACTCTCAACTTTTTTTTTGTTGTaataacaacaattttttttttcattatagctatgtttatgaattttgatatgtatataaattttgttgttttagtGATTGTATTACATAAATTTGATTatctcattttataatttttttttatgtagTGCGTAAACTACTCGTACCTCCTCAATTTTTGAAGTGAAAGATATTATGAGCTAAAGCATGTTCCAACTTACATCTAAATTCCTACAACAACAGTTGTGCAACATGTTAAAATTTAATTGgtatgtttttgtaaattttaacTAGTGGTAGTTGTCTATATGGTTTATTAAATTTGACATGTTATTAGTTcatgttatataaattttaatctaTTCATATATTAGTATTATTTTGGGTAAATTACACTTTAGTTACTaaatcatgggtaaaattttgttttggtcacataattaaaaaaaagttacaatttgatcaatgaattatttaaaagttttcatttaagtcactagacGATTAAAATCAATGTTATATGACTTTCTCTATTCGCATTGTCTACACCAATCAAAAGCTCTCTTTCCCATTCTCTTCTACAGttcattttttttatgaaatagctttggatgtcataaatctacaaatcaaaattcaaacagtTTTTTCCTCTAATCTCTGACACTGACAATCAGATCAACTTGGATCTAAGATGTGTTCTATTTGTCTATGGGTACGAATCCACCTTACTAATTGTGTTGAATCGTTGCTTGGAACTCGTTGACAGAACTTTAAAGAAAATTTAATAGcccagtgacttaaataaaaacttttaaatagttcatTTACCAAATTCGAATAATTTAGTTACCAAAtagtaactttttttttatttaagtgacCAAAACGAAAATTTACTCATAGTTTAGTGACTAATAGTGTAGTTCACTCCATTATTTTCTATACAATACTAGTTTTGGgagaaaaaaataatataaaatatttaagtaataattttttaaaaatcattattgataagataataaaaatataagtaaCTTTGTTTATGGAATTTTAGTTGTATTAGCATAGTTAAAGATAttgatttcttattttatttttaaaaataaattacctTACATAAAGTTAGGGCTAATTTTTAGAAATATgctaaagaaaaatttattcgaAAAAAGtaggttgttttttttttttaaatttatcgaTCTGTATTGTTtttggagagagaaaggaaaacaCATCTTACAAGGCATATTTTTACTGTTGTGTCAGTGACAATTATTTTGGTTAGGTGATTTAATGTTAGTGGTTTTATCCTTGAGTCTCGGGTTCAATTTCTCTCCTACTCacattaatatgttttatttcatgttgtttagagctctttttattttaattaatatttttgacACATGATTTCTTTTGGTTAAATGGCTAGATAATTGTGATTTCATCCTTAAGTTCCTAAGTTCAATTATCCTTATAagtattttaatatgtattttttatttcatgtcgttttaattttttaattaattaataattataaatattagaaATCACTATACCCCACAATATAGgtggagaaaataaatatttgacatataaatattatatataaagaatTAATTGAtgtttttacaaaaataattacatatttttatttaatttttaaatgaaagatttattaattaaaataaaaatttaaaaataatatatctattaattataaacattaattaaaaaaagcttgaaacaacatgaaataaaaatacatattaaaatgcCTATAAGAAGAATTGAACATAAGGCTCAAAGATGAAATCACAATTATTTAACCATCTAACCAAAAGAACTAATATGTCAAAAATATTAATCTAAAACAAAACAACTTAaaacaatatgaaataaaaaatacaaatgtgaaTAGAAAATGAATTAAACCCAAGACTGAATGACAAAAATATTAACATTTAAATCATCTGACAAAAAGAGTTAAGTTGtcaatttttaatgaaaatatgtcCTACAATACGCGTTTTCATAGACATGACAGCAAAAACGTGCATTGTAGGTTatgtttttctttctctctccaaAAACTATTTAGATcgacaaatttttttttaaaaaaaacagcatacTTTCTCAAATATATATATCAGCATATTTCTAAAAATTAGCCATAAAGTTAGCTTATTATTTTGGCGTAATAACTTTTTGttttataactttataaaaaatttattttagttcttcatttaattttttcgtcttttttatcaaatcattCAAAATTAGATAAAAAGTTAACTTTTTaactttactaaaaattaaaaaagacgGAAAAATTAAATCgaaagttaaaataatttttataaaattgagggtgaaataaattattatatattttctttaattgAATGAGTTAGAAACCAATGAACCactttataataaatatatataaatcctTTAGGCccaactaaattggaaatcaaaccctaaataaaaaataaaatatatcaacACTAATGTTATTGGACCAAATCTATGGACGAGGTCGGTTTAACTAAAAATTAGTAATCATGCTAAAAAACTGAATcaatcaattttaatattttttattaatttattgatgatttattcaatcaAATCATTTGATCCACTAACTTAACTGATTCCATTACGAATGTGATTCTGAAAAGCTAGATGATGCCAAAAGCCTACATATGATGGAACTTATCTGGCCCACCACTAAAAAGGAATTAGAATAAGTAGCCGTTGAAAGCTTTTAAAAGAATCTGAAACATCCAGAAGCCAAAGCCAGTGAAAGAAATCTCtttataaaatatattcattCCCACTTAGGAATTTAATCAAACACATAGAGATCATCAACAAGGAGCTCAAAAAAATTCCAAGACAAAATGGGTATGGTTATAATCATCTCTTTGCCTTTAATTTTCTTTTGCTTATTACTTGGACTTGGATGTTACTTATTGGGAAGATATAAAGGGAGACAAGAAATACGTACCAATCCTGAGATTTATGGGGTACCAGCTCCGCCGTCTAGACAGGCAGCTTCGTTCCAGTCTCCTCCTCCACCACCACCGGCGGCGGCGCCACACAACAAGCCTGATAGTTTGGCCTATGCTTGACAGGTGTCCAATACTAGATTTTATGtttggtttttctttttcagGGTTGCTTAACTATAGGTGTGTAATTTTGAGATATGTTTGTGATGGTGTACAAATTGGTGTGCAGTCCAAATGGATCAATTTAAATctctttattattaaaataaattaaataaggcTAAATTTTAAATGCCATTTTCAAATTAGTTAGATTCAGCTTGCATTAGTGTAGCATGAAAATATTTGTGAGTTGGGTTGAATTGATTCTAATTGTATTTATAATTGATTAGCTCAGATCTACTTTggctcatttaattttttttaaattatgattattttatttaataattatatatgccTTTTACTACcattatttttaaggtaaactacaaaaatagttacttttgtttgcctcaaattatattttagtcacttatgtttgaaatattacgttttagtttTGTTATGATATGCTCACTATGCTGTTAAGCTCTGTTAACTCCCTAATAGCAAttcaaatgggttttaaatgccaacttaaaTGTCTAACTGGAAAGAGAATATGTTTTTAGTCAAAATAGAAatgaaaactaaaagaaaaaagattaaCGTAAAAGATAAATTTTAAGTGCAGATTAACAATAAAAGTGcatttagataaaaatatttaaaagtaattATCAAAATCATAAAAGGATTAAAAGAAATAGTAAAAGATTGTACTATTAATAGTAACGTgggaatttaaaaatatttttaacctttaataacataacaaaatgtgcatatttattaaaattaacaaaactctATTTTAAAATTCACAAAATGTGCACGCATACTAGTTAACAtatttttgaattgatttttttaattatgatttttaaaataatatattcaagGGTTTCATTATATTTAAGTGTCACGGGTTAGAATTTTCGTCTGCAAACCGAACAATTTTAAGGAGATTTTTTGGGTTCAAATTCATCTAAATTGGCCTAACATTCAAAAGATGAGAATTCTTGCATAAATTCTCAAAAGGCACTGAAACAAACAAAAGCAAACTCGAAACGAAAGAATAACGAAAAACAGAAAAACAAAAGCACGTCAAGTTTTTGAGTAAATACTCTCAATATATTATCTAACTCAAGAATGAAATTATTACAAATGAATGGGAGGGCTCTATTTATTGTTGAGCTTCCCTAGATCTAATGGTACAGATAGAATTACATTGATGGTTAAGATTAGTTCCTATTTAAAATAAGAGAGTCCTAAGATATTTAAATTCTATACTTGTTTATCATTTAGGATTTACAATAATTACCCTTATCATATCCCAAGTCTGAAGGATCTGAGAATAAAACATAGAGTCATGAAGTATCTGTTTGGCATAGTGTAATCCGCCGATTAGCAAGCTTCGAACAGATTTGGGATGGCATAAAGTATCCATCGTATAAATAATTAAGGATTTTTTTTCCAGGTTATTCTACTATGTAAGAAAAGAATATGTCAAGTGAACAATAAGTTGAGTGAGAATTATTGCCAAAAGTATGGTTTGCCCAATTACTTGAGTATTGTGCAAAATGAGTTTTTTATATTGATCTAGTTAAG from Gossypium arboreum isolate Shixiya-1 chromosome 9, ASM2569848v2, whole genome shotgun sequence includes the following:
- the LOC108456222 gene encoding uncharacterized protein LOC108456222; translated protein: MGMVIIISLPLIFFCLLLGLGCYLLGRYKGRQEIRTNPEIYGVPAPPSRQAASFQSPPPPPPAAAPHNKPDSLAYA